From one Mesoplodon densirostris isolate mMesDen1 chromosome 19, mMesDen1 primary haplotype, whole genome shotgun sequence genomic stretch:
- the MMP15 gene encoding matrix metalloproteinase-15 isoform X1 encodes MGSDRSAPGRPGWAGSLLSGREAAARPRLLPLLLVLLGCLGRGAAAEDAEVNAENWLRLYGYLPQPSRHMSTMRSAQILASALAEMQRFYGIPITGVLDEETKAWMKRPRCGVPDQFGVRVKANLRRRKRYALTGRKWNNHHLTFSIQNYTEKLGWYHSLEAVRRAFRVWEQATPLVFQEVPYEDIRLRRQKEADIMVLFASGFHGDSSPFDGTGGFLAHAYFPGPGLGGDTHFDADEPWTFSSTDLHGNSLFLVAVHELGHALGLEHSSNPSAIMAPFYQWMDIDNFQLPEDDLRGIQQLYGTPDGQPQPTRPLPTVTPRRPGRPDHRPPRPPQLPPPGGKPEQPPKPGPPAQPRATERPDQYGPNICDGDFDTVAVLRGEMFVFKGRWFWRVRHNRVLDNYPMPIGHFWRGLPSDISAAYERQDGRFVFFKGGRYWLFREANLEPGYPQPLTSYGLGIPYDRIDTAIWWEPTGHTFFFQEDRYWRFNEDTQRGDPGYPKPISVWQGIPTSPKGAFLSNDAAYTYFYKGTKYWKFDNERLRMEPGYPKSILRDFMGCQEHVEPGPRWPDVARPPFNPDGGAEPGAGGDSEEGNEGHEAGPGGKEGDFGEGTDEDGGSRVVVQMEEVTRTVNMVMVLVPPMLLLLCILGLTYALVQMQRKGAPRMLLYCKRSLQEWV; translated from the exons ATGGGCAGCGACCGGAGCGCGCCCGGACGGCCGGGCTGGGCGGGCAGTCTCCTTAGCGGCCGGGAGGCGGCTGCGCGGCCGCgactgctgccgctgctgctggtGCTTCTGGGCTGCCTGGGCCGCGGCGCAGCGGCGGAGGACGCAGAAGTCAATGCCGAG AACTGGCTGCGGCTCTATGGCTACCTGCCCCAGCCCAGCCGCCACATGTCCACCATGCGCTCCGCCCAGATCCTGGCCTCGGCCCTCGCCGAGATGCAGCGCTTCTACGGGATCCCCATCACGGGTGTGCTGGACGAAGAGACCAAGGC GTGGATGAAGCGGCCCCGCTGTGGAGTGCCAGATCAGTTCGGGGTACGCGTGAAAGCCAATCTGCGGCGGCGGAAGCGCTACGCCCTCACCGGGAGGAAGTGGAACAACCACCACCTGACCTTCAG CATCCAGAACTACACGGAGAAGCTGGGCTGGTACCACTCGCTGGAGGCGGTGCGTCGGGCCTTCCGCGTGTGGGAGCAGGCCACGCCCCTGGTCTTCCAGGAGGTACCCTATGAGGACATCCGGCTGCGGCGGCAGAAGGAGGCCGACATCATGGTACTCTTTGCCTCTGGCTTCCACGGCGACAGCTCACCGTTTGATGGCACAGGTGGCTTTCTGGCCCACGCCTATTTCCCTGGCCCTGGTCTGGGCGGGGACACGCATTTCGATGCAGATGAGCCCTGGACCTTCTCCAGCACTGACCTGCATG GGAACAGCCTCTTCCTGGTAGCAGTGCATGAGCTGGGCCATGCGCTGGGGCTGGAGCACTCAAGTAACCCCAGCGCCATCATGGCACCATTCTACCAGTGGATGGACATTGACAACTTCCAGCTGCCCGAGGACGACCTCCGGGGCATCCAGCAGCTGTATG GCACCCCAGATGGCCAGCCACAGCCCACCCGGCCTCTTCCCACTGTGACCCCCCGGCGGCCAGGCCGGCCAGACCACCGACCCCCCAGACCCCCTCAGCTACCTCCCCCAGGCGGGAAGCCGGAGCAGCCCCCAAAGCCAggccccccagcccagcctcgAGCCACGGAGCGGCCCGACCAGTATGGCCCCAACATCTGCGACGGGGACTTTGACACGGTGGCCGTGCTGCGTGGGGAGATGTTCGTGTTCAAG GGCCGCTGGTTCTGGCGGGTCCGGCACAACCGGGTCCTGGACAACTACCCCATGCCCATCGGGCACTTCTGGCGTGGTCTGCCCAGTGACATCAGTGCTGCCTACGAGCGCCAAGACGGGCGTTTTGTCTTTTTCAAAG GTGGCCGCTACTGGCTCTTCCGAGAAGCGAACCTGGAGCCTGGCTACCCACAGCCACTGACCAGCTATGGCCTGGGTATCCCCTACGACCGCATTGACACAGCCATCTGGTGGGAGCCCACAGGTCACACCTTCTTCTTCCAAGAGGACAG GTATTGGCGTTTCAATGAGGACACGCAGCGTGGAGACCCCGGCTATCCCAAGCCCATCAGCGTGTGGCAGGGGATCCCCACCTCCCCTAAGGGGGCCTTCCTGAGCAACGATGCAG CCTACACCTACTTCTACAAGGGCACCAAATACTGGAAGTTTGACAACGAGCGCCTGCGAATGGAGCCCGGCTACCCCAAGTCCATCCTGCGGGACTTCATGGGCTGCCAAGAGCACGTGGAGCCGGGGCCCCGATGGCCTGATGTGGCCCGTCCGCCCTTCAACCCTGACGGGGGTGCAGAGCCTGGGGCGGGTGGTGACAGTGAGGAGGGCAACGAGGGCCACGAGGCGGGCCCCGGCGGCAAAGAGGGGGACTTCGGGGAGGGGACAGACGAGGACGGGGGCAGCCGTGTGGTGGTGCAGATGGAGGAGGTCACTCGGACGGTGAACATGGTGATGGTGCTGGTGCCCccgatgctgctgctgctctgcaTCCTGGGCCTCACCTACGCCCTGGTGCAGATGCAGCGCAAGGGTGCGCCCCGCATGCTCCTCTACTGCAAGCGCTCCCTGCAGGAGTGGGTCTGA
- the MMP15 gene encoding matrix metalloproteinase-15 isoform X2, whose product MGSDRSAPGRPGWAGSLLSGREAAARPRLLPLLLVLLGCLGRGAAAEDAEVNAENWLRLYGYLPQPSRHMSTMRSAQILASALAEMQRFYGIPITGVLDEETKAWMKRPRCGVPDQFGVRVKANLRRRKRYALTGRKWNNHHLTFSIQNYTEKLGWYHSLEAVRRAFRVWEQATPLVFQEVPYEDIRLRRQKEADIMVLFASGFHGDSSPFDGTGGFLAHAYFPGPGLGGDTHFDADEPWTFSSTDLHGNSLFLVAVHELGHALGLEHSSNPSAIMAPFYQWMDIDNFQLPEDDLRGIQQLYGGRYWLFREANLEPGYPQPLTSYGLGIPYDRIDTAIWWEPTGHTFFFQEDRYWRFNEDTQRGDPGYPKPISVWQGIPTSPKGAFLSNDAAYTYFYKGTKYWKFDNERLRMEPGYPKSILRDFMGCQEHVEPGPRWPDVARPPFNPDGGAEPGAGGDSEEGNEGHEAGPGGKEGDFGEGTDEDGGSRVVVQMEEVTRTVNMVMVLVPPMLLLLCILGLTYALVQMQRKGAPRMLLYCKRSLQEWV is encoded by the exons ATGGGCAGCGACCGGAGCGCGCCCGGACGGCCGGGCTGGGCGGGCAGTCTCCTTAGCGGCCGGGAGGCGGCTGCGCGGCCGCgactgctgccgctgctgctggtGCTTCTGGGCTGCCTGGGCCGCGGCGCAGCGGCGGAGGACGCAGAAGTCAATGCCGAG AACTGGCTGCGGCTCTATGGCTACCTGCCCCAGCCCAGCCGCCACATGTCCACCATGCGCTCCGCCCAGATCCTGGCCTCGGCCCTCGCCGAGATGCAGCGCTTCTACGGGATCCCCATCACGGGTGTGCTGGACGAAGAGACCAAGGC GTGGATGAAGCGGCCCCGCTGTGGAGTGCCAGATCAGTTCGGGGTACGCGTGAAAGCCAATCTGCGGCGGCGGAAGCGCTACGCCCTCACCGGGAGGAAGTGGAACAACCACCACCTGACCTTCAG CATCCAGAACTACACGGAGAAGCTGGGCTGGTACCACTCGCTGGAGGCGGTGCGTCGGGCCTTCCGCGTGTGGGAGCAGGCCACGCCCCTGGTCTTCCAGGAGGTACCCTATGAGGACATCCGGCTGCGGCGGCAGAAGGAGGCCGACATCATGGTACTCTTTGCCTCTGGCTTCCACGGCGACAGCTCACCGTTTGATGGCACAGGTGGCTTTCTGGCCCACGCCTATTTCCCTGGCCCTGGTCTGGGCGGGGACACGCATTTCGATGCAGATGAGCCCTGGACCTTCTCCAGCACTGACCTGCATG GGAACAGCCTCTTCCTGGTAGCAGTGCATGAGCTGGGCCATGCGCTGGGGCTGGAGCACTCAAGTAACCCCAGCGCCATCATGGCACCATTCTACCAGTGGATGGACATTGACAACTTCCAGCTGCCCGAGGACGACCTCCGGGGCATCCAGCAGCTGTATG GTGGCCGCTACTGGCTCTTCCGAGAAGCGAACCTGGAGCCTGGCTACCCACAGCCACTGACCAGCTATGGCCTGGGTATCCCCTACGACCGCATTGACACAGCCATCTGGTGGGAGCCCACAGGTCACACCTTCTTCTTCCAAGAGGACAG GTATTGGCGTTTCAATGAGGACACGCAGCGTGGAGACCCCGGCTATCCCAAGCCCATCAGCGTGTGGCAGGGGATCCCCACCTCCCCTAAGGGGGCCTTCCTGAGCAACGATGCAG CCTACACCTACTTCTACAAGGGCACCAAATACTGGAAGTTTGACAACGAGCGCCTGCGAATGGAGCCCGGCTACCCCAAGTCCATCCTGCGGGACTTCATGGGCTGCCAAGAGCACGTGGAGCCGGGGCCCCGATGGCCTGATGTGGCCCGTCCGCCCTTCAACCCTGACGGGGGTGCAGAGCCTGGGGCGGGTGGTGACAGTGAGGAGGGCAACGAGGGCCACGAGGCGGGCCCCGGCGGCAAAGAGGGGGACTTCGGGGAGGGGACAGACGAGGACGGGGGCAGCCGTGTGGTGGTGCAGATGGAGGAGGTCACTCGGACGGTGAACATGGTGATGGTGCTGGTGCCCccgatgctgctgctgctctgcaTCCTGGGCCTCACCTACGCCCTGGTGCAGATGCAGCGCAAGGGTGCGCCCCGCATGCTCCTCTACTGCAAGCGCTCCCTGCAGGAGTGGGTCTGA